From Argopecten irradians isolate NY chromosome 2, Ai_NY, whole genome shotgun sequence, the proteins below share one genomic window:
- the LOC138315783 gene encoding HAUS augmin-like complex subunit 4 — protein MVDNSSADISEKLNKALGINLTAEDIQSNPEFVDLLLILSDHISDEGVSSLVQQDLQQAEEELKHEKHSWLLQKILYHELEELLRDYDIKSHDTALSTEDRQFQTILQESLTRAEIADYLHCSPDPASKNTLLGLSKAELAQQNPHKKHLPFIQQKLIPDIEKRLAETCDSLINFHQTGLDQDDIEPSFSPTTQLPALVESDKHRLQKTQAQLKTIRHDKERQFWSYYKTLIDSLSLLEEVVSKYRFRNQTEHNTITTEWLLARCDGLCLKIRLLEMQVLCDTYTNDTVKALHSVRDHLDTNFRDTDKEFHHISEALRSYESVGMGFDELVEEFRKLKEEKDNKQWALSELHRADDTGGTVTKP, from the exons ATGGTGGATAACAGTAGCGCCGACATATCTGAAAAAC TTAATAAAGCCTTGGGAATTAATTTAACAGCTGAAGATATTCAGAGTAACCCAGAGTTTGTCGATCTACTGTTGATCCTGAGTGACCACATTAGTGACGAGGGAGTGTCCTCTTTAGTACAACAAGATCTGCAACAG GCTGAAGAAGAGTTGAAACATGAAAAGCACAGTTGGCTGTTGCAGAAAATCCTCTACCACGAGCTGGAGGAACTGTTGCGGGACTATGACATTAAGTCTCATGACACTGCATTGTCTACTGAAGACAGACAG TTTCAGACCATCCTGCAGGAGTCACTGACCCGAGCAGAGATAGCTGACTACCTTCACTGTTCCCCTGATCCAGCCTCAAAAAACACACTGCTGGGTTTGAGTAAAGCAGAATTGGCCCAGCAAAACCCACATAAAAAG CACCTTCCTTTCATACAACAAAAGCTGATTCCTGATATTGAGAAGAGACTTGCAGAGACATGTGATAGCCTAATTAACTTCCACCAGACTGGTCTTGATCAAG ATGATATAGAACCTTCCTTCAGCCCTACAACACAGTTACCCGCCCTTGTTGAATCTGATAAACATAGACTACAGAAAACACAGGCTCAGTTGAAAACAATAAGACATGATAAAGAACGACAGTTCTGGTCTTACTACAAG ACATTGATTGACTCGTTAAGTTTGCTGGAGGAGGTGGTATCCAAATACAGATTCAGGAACCAGACTGAACATAACACTATCACAACAGAATGGCTGTTAGCAAGATGCGATGGATTATGTCTCAAGATTAG ATTACTGGAGATGCAGGTTCTGTGCGATACATACACAAACGATACTGTGAAAGCTTTACATTCTGTTAG GGATCACTTAGACACCAATTTCCGTGATACAGATAAAGAATTCCACCATATCTCTGAGGCTTTGCGATCCTACGAGTCTGTAGGTATGGGATTTGATGAACTTGTAGAAGAATTCAGGAAACTGAAAGAAGAGAAGGATAACAAACAATGGGCTCTTTCTGAACTTCATCGTGCTGACGATACTGGTGGAACTGTGACGAAACCTTGA
- the LOC138315782 gene encoding multidrug and toxin extrusion protein 2-like: MMGLGSACDTLFAQTFGSTNKFRVGVILQRSLIIMVLCGLPCWAVLMNTEHLLIVLGQNNLVARQAGKYAVVYIAALPGQVIAIVLAKYLQSQSIVMPSMIIAIVTNLINLGLHALFLSGLHFGIMGAALSVALTQWLIVLLTVLYIVIRRRYTDTWGGWTMECFDEWGLFFSLALPGLFMVCLEWWTFEILFFIVGTLGVVPLASHTIAYNAAALAFMIPLGLSVASSVCVGNHLGANEPKKAATAARVAIMLSFIASIIIALLTLAVNRIMPLIFTDDSAVVDLASKLLMVSALFELFNCAQGALCGVIRGVGNQIFGAVTNFISYYVVALPLCIPVLLLTDIGVYGAWWGVIVSSALQAIAYFFKIFRTDWEKEAKNAQNRSGVTDGEVPSDNFPVITMNDLSGSKARLIDEDFLANGGKSKNYGVLSNDEYIELPNGKQSSLSGTQNQDSQQKDNKNQNGKRTFVYRLILIMIFVAILAAGVAIKLHFDQFLESDEVLCSVNRVQSCGNKNISSPYEGKVNKTQMFDKYHPQTFG; encoded by the exons ATGATGGGTTTAGGCTCAGCATGTGACACACTGTTCGCACAG ACATTCGGAAGTACAAACAAGTTCCGTGTAGGGGTAATATTGCAAAGAA GCCTCATCATTATGGTACTGTGTGGGTTACCGTGCTGGGCAGTACTAATGAATACAGAACATCTCCTCATTGTTCTAGGACAGAACAATCTCGTAGCAAG ACAAGCAGGGAAATACGCAGTTGTCTACATAGCAGCTCTACCA GGTCAGGTTATTGCCATTGTTTTAGCGAAGTATTTACAGTCACAG AGTATTGTGATGCCGAGTATGATTATTGCCATCGTGACAAACCTTATCAACCTTGGACTCCATGCCTTGTTTTTGAGTGGACTGCACTTTGGAATTAT GGGTGCGGCTCTCTCTGTGGCTCTTACCCAGTGGCTGATCGTTCTCCTCACTGTACTGTACATAGTTATTAGGCGCCGATACACAGACACGTGGGGAG gtTGGACTATGGAGTGCTTCGATGAGTGGGGTTTATTCTTCTCGTTGGCGTTACCCGGTCTCTTCATGGTCTGCTTGGAATGGTGgacatttgaaatattgttcTTCATAGTTG GTACTCTTGGAGTAGTGCCCCTTGCCAGTCACACAATAGCCTACAACGCAGCAGCATTGGCATTCATG ATTCCACTTGGTCTGTCCGTGGCTAGCAGTGTTTGTGTGGGGAACCATCTAGGGGCCAACGAACCAAAGAAGGCAGCAACTGCTGCAAGGGTCGCTATCATGTTATCAT TTATAGCCTCAATTATCATCGCCCTCCTGACTTTAGCTGTAAATAGGATTATGCCTCTGATCTTCACGGACGACTC AGCAGTTGTTGATCTTGCATCCAAGTTGCTCATGGTGTCGGCGTTGTTCGAATTGTTCAACTGCGCACAG GGAGCTCTTTGTGGTGTCATCCGAGGTGTGGGTAATCAAATATTTGGAGCTGTCACCAATTTTATATCATACTATGTGGTGGCCCTTCCACTGTGTATACCGGTGCTGTTACTGACAGATATAGGAGTATATG GTGCATGGTGGGGAGTAATAGTCAGTAGTGCCCTACAGGCCATTGCCTACTTCTTCAAAATCTTCCGTACCGATTGGGAAAAGGAGGCAAAAAAT GCTCAAAATCGTAGTGGAGTGACGGATGGCGAAGTACCATCTG ATAATTTCCCTGTTATCACAATGAATGATCTAAGTGGTAGTAAGGCCAGGCTGATAGATGAAGATTTTCTTGCCAATGGAGGGAAATCAAAGAACTATGGAGTCTTGTCAAACGACGAATACATTGAACTTCCCAATGGCAAACAATCCTCGTTATCAGGCACCCAGAACCAAGACTCACAacaaaaagataacaaaaatcAGAATGGGAAAAGAACTTTTGTATATAGGcttattttgataatgatttttgtagCCATCTTAGCAGCTGGAGTTGCAATAAAACTGCATTTTGATCAGTTCCTTGAAAGTGATGAGGTTTTATGCAGTGTGAATCGTGTTCAGAGCTGTGGTAATAAGAATATATCCAGTCCTTATGAGGGGaaggtaaacaaaacacaaatgttTGATAAATACCATCCTCAGACATTCGGTTGA